The Gloeomargarita sp. SKYB120 genomic interval CCCAGTTCCGCCAGTCCCCGTTGCAACGGCTCGATTTTGGTCAAGTAGTGAAACTGCTCAATGTCGGTTTCCCAAAGTTTTTCCCCATAGCGCTGGGCAAAGGCCTCGCGGGAGTCCACCGTCTGAATCCGGTAAATTTTCAAGTTCAAGTCATAATGCGCCGTGCTGCGGGCCACTAACTCCAACGTCTCCGGGAAATGGTGCAACGTGTCCAGAAACAACACCGGCACCGGATGCGGGGGTTTCAGGTCGCGGTAGAGCAGGTCGGTAATCACCATGTCGTCCACATTAAAGGCGCTGGCCTGGACCAACCCTTCCGGCAGCAGGTCCGTTGCCCACGCCAGGATGTCGCGCGGGGTCGCCGTCGCCAACTCCCGGTTGAGCGCGTCCAAATCCAATTGCCGCACCTTGTGGAGTAACTCCGGATGCACAGGGGTTTCCGTCAACATGTCTGTTTCTTCACCATACGGGTTTCCCGCGCCAAGCTGCCTATTCATTTAGCTTCCCTTAACAGTGTCACACCCAAAAACATGGTACAGTAAAAAGTAACCTATCCCGATCGGAATTAGCGACAAATGACAGCCGTTTCTTCTGGGGATGCGCGGGTGTCCCGCCACGAAGCCGTCAAAATCCACAGCCACTACCTCAAAGAGCCATTAGCGTCCGAGCTGTCGCAGCCCACGACCCATTTCAGCGAAGCGGCAGCCCAGATTCTCAAGTTTCACGGGTCGTATCAACAGGATGACCGCGACCAGCGGCAGGCGTTGCGGCAGCAGGGGTTAGAGCGGGCTTTTTCCTTCATGCTGCGCACGCGCCAACCGGGGGGCCATGTGCCGCCTTTGCTCTATCGCACGTTGGATGACCTGGCGGACCGTTACGGCAACGGCACCTTACGGGTAACGACGCGCCAGACCTTTCAACTGCACGGGGTGCTCAAGGCCAACCTGCAAACGGTGATCCAGGAAATTGTGCGGCAGATGGGCAGCACCCTAGCGACCTGCGGGGACATCAACCGCAACCTCATGGCGCCCCCCGCTCCCTTTCGCAACCGGCCCAGTTATCGCTACGCCCAGGAATATGCCCGCCGCTTGTCCAACCTGCTGTTGCCCCGCACCCGCAGCTACTACGAACTCTGGATTGACGATGAAGAAATCCCCATTCCCGAGTTGCCGGCGTTACAGAAACTCCCCCGCATTCACCTGGACGACCCGGTAGAACCCCTGTACGGCAACCAGTATTTACCCCGCAAATTCAAGTGCGCCATCACGGTTCCCGATGACAACACGGTGGACATCTATTCCCAGGACATCGGGCTGATTGTGATCACCGACGCCAAGGGACAACTGCGGGGGTTCAACATCCTGGTGGGCGGGGGGATGGGCCGCACCCACAACAAGGAAGAGACGTTTCCGTTGCTAGGTCAACCGCTGGGCTTTGCGCCAGTAGATGCGATTGAAACCGTCATCCAGGCCATCTTGGCTGTCCAGCGCGACTACGGCAACCGGCACGACCGCAAGCAGGCCCGCATGAAATACCTGGTGCACCAGTGGGGCATCCGTAAATTCCGCCAGGTGGTGCAGCAGTACGCTGGCATGAAGCTCAAACCCTGGCATCCCATTCCCCCGTTTCCTAGCGGCGTGAACTACTTGGGCTGGCAACCGCAGGGGGATGGCAAGTTGTTTTTGGGGTTATCCATTCCCACCGGGCGCATTCGGGATACGGAAACGTGCCGGCTGAAAACCGCCCTGCGGCGCATCAACGAAGAATTTGCCTTGCCCG includes:
- the cysH gene encoding phosphoadenosine phosphosulfate reductase — protein: MLTETPVHPELLHKVRQLDLDALNRELATATPRDILAWATDLLPEGLVQASAFNVDDMVITDLLYRDLKPPHPVPVLFLDTLHHFPETLELVARSTAHYDLNLKIYRIQTVDSREAFAQRYGEKLWETDIEQFHYLTKIEPLQRGLAELGTVAWITGRRRDQATTRADMPVLEWDRQQRLKINPLAYWTRKQSWDYVMKHHVPYNPLHDRGYASIGDEPLTTPIAEGEDERAGRWRGTGKTECGIHIHL
- a CDS encoding NADPH-dependent assimilatory sulfite reductase hemoprotein subunit; this translates as MTAVSSGDARVSRHEAVKIHSHYLKEPLASELSQPTTHFSEAAAQILKFHGSYQQDDRDQRQALRQQGLERAFSFMLRTRQPGGHVPPLLYRTLDDLADRYGNGTLRVTTRQTFQLHGVLKANLQTVIQEIVRQMGSTLATCGDINRNLMAPPAPFRNRPSYRYAQEYARRLSNLLLPRTRSYYELWIDDEEIPIPELPALQKLPRIHLDDPVEPLYGNQYLPRKFKCAITVPDDNTVDIYSQDIGLIVITDAKGQLRGFNILVGGGMGRTHNKEETFPLLGQPLGFAPVDAIETVIQAILAVQRDYGNRHDRKQARMKYLVHQWGIRKFRQVVQQYAGMKLKPWHPIPPFPSGVNYLGWQPQGDGKLFLGLSIPTGRIRDTETCRLKTALRRINEEFALPVQLCPTQDLILTDIEPAWRGRITHILREHGVPLPDELSPLRQLGMACPALPTCGLAITESERVFPDLLQQIETVWADLGLGDTPLIVRMTGCPNGCARPYLAEVGLVGTSPGYYQVWVGASPNGDRLAQVLWEKVALTDLPQALRPVFAYYKQERYMGERFGDFCQRVGVTRLQELVA